CCCCCGCCGCTTCCGCCGGGGGCGCACTCTCGCCCTCGGCCGGCGCTTCCGCGACCGCTTCTCCGGAGGCTTCCTGGGGAGTTGCTTCGGCCGTTGCTCCGCCTGCTTCCAGGCTGGAGAAGTAATTATTGACCGCGATACTGATTTTTTCCACTGTCTTCGGGCCGATGCCGGGGATCTCCTCGAGCTGCTCCGGCGTCATATCGGCCAGGGCCTCGACCGTGGTCACGCCCGCGGCGGTGAGCTTCTCCACCAGGCCCTCGCCCAGGCCCTCGACCTTCTCCAGCGGCGTGGTGGCCGGCGGCAGCAGCGCCGACATCTGCTGCTCCACCTCCTGCCGCTTCTCTTCCTCGCTCTTGATGTCGATCTTCCAGCCCAGCAGCTTGGCGGCAAGGCGGACGTTCTGCCCCTTCTTGCCGATGGCCAGCGAGAGTTGGCTGTCGTCGACGATGACCTCAAGGTGCTTCTCGCCGGAATCAAGCACGGTGACGCGGCTGACCTTGGCCGGCTGTAGCGCCTTTTCCGCGAAGGTAACCGCATCTTCGTGGTACTCGATGATGTCGATCTTTTCGCCGCGCAGCTCGCGGATGATGGACTGCACGCGCATGCCCTTCATGCCGACACAGGCGCCGACGGCATCCACGTCCTTGTCCTTGGACATGACCGCGATCTTGGTGCGCTCGCCGGCTTCGCGGGCAATGGCGCGAATGACCACCGTGCCGTCATAAATTTCCGGCACCTCGGTCTGGAAGAGGTGCTGCACCAGTTCGGGCGCGGCACGGGAAACCACCACCTGCGGTCCCTTGGAGGCTTTCTCAACGCGGGTAATGACGACGCGCACCCGCTCGCCGGAGGCAAAAGATTCCAGGCGCGATTGTTCCTTACGCGGCATGCGCGATTCCGCCTTGCCGATGTCGAAAATCAGGTCCGGTCCTTCGACGCGCTTGACGGTGGCGTTGACGATCTCGCCGACACGGGAGATGTACTCGTTGTAAACCGTATCGCGTTCCGCCTCGCGCACTTTCTGAAAGATCACCTGCTTGGCCAGCTGCGCGGCAATGCGACCGAGGACGTCGGTGGCCTTGGGAATGCGCAACTCGCCTCCGGCCTCGGCGTTCGGGTCAAGACGGCGGGCCTGCTCGAGGGTGATCTGGTTGGTTGGGTCCTCGATCTGTTCCGGAGTTTCCACCACCTGCTTGACCACGAAGGCGCGGATCTGTCCCGTGTCCTTGTCAAGCTCGGCGCAAAGGTTTTCCTGCGTCTTGTAGTACTTGCGGGTGGCGACGACAATTGCGTCTTCCACCGCGCTGACCACAATCTGCGGATCAATGCCCTTCTCGCGGCTGAGTGCGTCAATGGTGTTGTAAAGCTCGCTCGCCATAAATCTTCCACTTGCCCGATTGCTGAACTGCGGAATTGCGGAAGCTAAGTTCGGCACTTCCGCCGATCGGCAGTTCCGCAATCAAAATTCAGGAACCAGGTTTGCCTTGTCGATGTTGCCCAGTTCGATCTCAACGATCCGCGCCGGCAATTTCTTGCTGCTGACTTCCACCGCTACGCGGCCATCGCGGAGTCCCTGCAACCGGCCGTCGAAGTGCCGGTTGCCCTCCACCGGCTCGCGAGTGCTGACACGCACCCGATTGCCGGCGAAGCGCTCATAGTCCGCAGCCTTCACCAGCTTGCGATCCAGCCCCGGCGAAGAAACCTCAAGCGTGTACGAACCACCCGGGATGGCGTCCTCGACATCCAGGATGGTCCCCAACTCGCGACTGACGAAGGCACAGTCCTCGTGGGTGACGCCGCCGGGTTTGTCAATGAAGAGCCGAAGCAGCCGGGCCTTGCCGCCGCCGCGGAACTCGAGATCGACTAATTCAAGACCCTGGGATGCAGTGACCCGTTCCGCGATTTGCCGCACGTGCTCCAGATCCGCCGCCATCGCCCCTACTCAAATAAAAAGTGGGCTCTCGCCCACTGGGTATCGTCGCCGAAGCTGTCCGACACAGCAGTCGTTTACAAATATACGCCCCAGCAGGGCAAAACACAAACCGGGCGGAAAGACCCAACCAACGCTCATTCAATGAGATGCAGCGGCGGCGGCGGAAGATTCAGTGGCCCCCGTGCAGGCTGAAGATAGAGCGGCCGCCCACATTTGCCCGGGTTTTCAAATGTGCGTCTGTTCCAAGCATGACAAGCAAATCTTCGCACTAAACTACGGAGCTAAAGGGTGTGCGGCTTCCGGCCACGATCCTGGCAGTGACGTTCGGGGACCTCCCGCCCCAGGCGCTATGTACCTGATTTTAGGGTTGACAGGGGGCGGCGCTGGGCGCATAAATATTCATGGTCTGAATAATTATTCCGGAAGGTAGATGAAGGAGTTCATGAGCGCAGAACTGCAAACCGCCGTCGTCGGCGCCACCGGGTATTCGGGACAGGAACTCACCCGCATCCTGTACCAACACCCGCGCATGAAACCGCCTCTGCTGCTGTCGCGCGAAGGCGACAACGGACAAGGTCCGGCGGAGATCATTTCCCCGGTGGACGGGACTGCCGTCCCGATCCATCCCTTTTCCTGGCGTCTGCTCCACCAACAGGGAGTCGACCTGCTGTTCCTGGCCACGCCCCACGAAGTGTCGCGCCAGTGGGTGCCGGAGGCGATCGAGCGCGGGCTACGCGTGATCGACTTGAGCGGCGCCTGGCGTCTGCATCGGCACGAGAACGCCGCCGTGTACGGCTTCCACGACGTTGGCACCCCGGCCTGCGATGCCGTGATGCGCAAGGCGGTTTACGGCCTGCCCGAACTCTGCCGGGCGAAACTGCCGGAGGCGCAACTGGTCGCCAACCCCGGCTGCTATCCGACCTCGGT
The DNA window shown above is from Terriglobales bacterium and carries:
- the nusA gene encoding transcription termination factor NusA encodes the protein MASELYNTIDALSREKGIDPQIVVSAVEDAIVVATRKYYKTQENLCAELDKDTGQIRAFVVKQVVETPEQIEDPTNQITLEQARRLDPNAEAGGELRIPKATDVLGRIAAQLAKQVIFQKVREAERDTVYNEYISRVGEIVNATVKRVEGPDLIFDIGKAESRMPRKEQSRLESFASGERVRVVITRVEKASKGPQVVVSRAAPELVQHLFQTEVPEIYDGTVVIRAIAREAGERTKIAVMSKDKDVDAVGACVGMKGMRVQSIIRELRGEKIDIIEYHEDAVTFAEKALQPAKVSRVTVLDSGEKHLEVIVDDSQLSLAIGKKGQNVRLAAKLLGWKIDIKSEEEKRQEVEQQMSALLPPATTPLEKVEGLGEGLVEKLTAAGVTTVEALADMTPEQLEEIPGIGPKTVEKISIAVNNYFSSLEAGGATAEATPQEASGEAVAEAPAEGESAPPAEAAG
- the rimP gene encoding ribosome maturation factor RimP encodes the protein MAADLEHVRQIAERVTASQGLELVDLEFRGGGKARLLRLFIDKPGGVTHEDCAFVSRELGTILDVEDAIPGGSYTLEVSSPGLDRKLVKAADYERFAGNRVRVSTREPVEGNRHFDGRLQGLRDGRVAVEVSSKKLPARIVEIELGNIDKANLVPEF